The Triticum aestivum cultivar Chinese Spring chromosome 5A, IWGSC CS RefSeq v2.1, whole genome shotgun sequence genomic sequence tcacttttttgtcttctccacaaccaccattctattccacttatagtgctatatccatgactcacgctcatgtattgcgtgaagattgaaaaagtttgagaacaccaaaagtatgaaacaattgcttggcttgtcatcggggttgtgcatgatttaaatattttgtgtgctgaagatggagcatagccagactatatgattttgtagggataactttctttggccatgttattttgagaagacatgattgctttgttaatatgcttgaagtattattatttttatgtcaatatgaaacttttatcttgaatctttcggatctgaatattcataccacaattaagaagaattacattaaaattatgccaagtagcactctgcatcaaaaattctgtttttatcatttacctagtcgaggacgagcaggaattaagcttggggatgcttgatacgtctccaacgtatctataatttttgattgctccatgctatattatctactgttttggatattattgggctttattattcacttttatattattttggggactaacctattaaccggatgcccagcccagaattgttgtttttttgcccgttttaaggtttcgaagaaaaggaatatcaaacagagtccaaacggattgaaacctccgggaacatgattttctcaacgaacaagacccaggagacttggaccctacgtcaagacacaaaagaggaggccacgaggtaggggggcctccaccctcgtgggccccctattgctccaccgacgtactccttcctcctatatatacctacgtacccccaaacgatcagatacggagccaaaaccctaattccaccgccgcaactttctgtatccacgagatcccatcttggggcctgttccggagctccgccggaggggcatcgatcacggagggcttctacatcaacaccatagcccctccgatgaagtgtgagtagtttacctcagacctacgggtccatagttagtagctagatgccttcttctctttttttggatctcaatacaatgttctccccctctcttgtggagaactattcgatgtaatcttctttttacggtgtgtttgttgagaccgatgaattgtgggtttatgatcaagtctatctatgaataatatttgaatcttctctgaattcttttatgtatgattggttatctttgcaagtctcttcgaattatcagtttggtttggcctactagattgatctttcttgcaatgggagaagtgctcagctttgggttcaatcttgcggtgtcctttcccagtgacagtaggggcagcaaggcacgtattgtattgttgccatcgaagatgacaagatagggttttcatcatattgcatgagtttatccctctacatcatgtcatcttgtttaagacgttactctattttcattaacttaatactctagatgcatgctggatagcggtcgatgagtggagtaatagtagtagatgcaggcaggagtcggtctacttgtctcggacgtgatgcctatatacatgatcatacctagatattctcataactatgctcaattctgtcaattgctcaacagtaatttgttcacccattaaagaatacttatgctctcgagagaagccactagtgaaacctatggcccccggatctatcttcatcatattaatctcccaatacttagttatttcctttgctttttattttgctttgtatctttatcacaaaaataccaaaagaattatcttatcatatctatcagatctcactctcgtaagtggccgtgtagggattgacaaccccttatcgcgttggttgcgaggatttatttgttttgtgcaggtacgagggattggcgcggagcctcctactggattgatacattggttcttaaaaactgagggaaatacttacgctactttgttgcatcatcccttcctcctcgggaaaaaccaacgcagtgctcaagaggtagcaaacactAACTTCttgatatttttaatatgaaagATCACCCTAATAAATCATAATTACCACACATTCAAAAGGGTGCAAACTAAATGGCTAAACATCCCAAACAATTCATAATAGTGTGATTTGGCATAGCCCCTTACGACGAAGGCCATGTTGCTTCGCGCAGTTTTTGAGAAAATCCATTGGGGGAGTAGAAAAACGCTGCGTGGCGAGGCCCCTTTGTAGCCACCGTGCCACGCGAGGTACGGGTTTGTTCCACCACTGGAACTCCTCTCTCAGGACGGGTAGGAATACCATGAAAAATTATAGAAAGTGAGATTACATGTATCTTAGTTTTTATAAGAAAAGATGTGACATTTGATTCATAGTTTAAGAACATTTTTATTGGGTCTAGGCTAATGTCTTTTTTcctttagaaatgtgaaaattttGTTTCTATCCTACTCGCTTCGTCCGAAATGTAAGACCATATTTTTACACTATACGTAGAAATATAAATATATTCCTATATATAAACCAAAGAGCTTTCAGAGAATATATTTTTCAATAATATTCTATATTTTAGAGTTCCTACAAAAAAAGATCTATAGACCAACAGATGCTGAAGCGTCAAGCCTGCAGACAGGCAGGGGGGAAACAGCAACAGGAAAAGAAAAGCCCTGGCGAAACATGGGCAGCGTCACCACTACGGCACACTCTGCGGCATCCGGACACGTTGGACACGTTGTTGTTGGTGATGGTTCAGCAGGCTACAGCGAGTACGGACACGTCCCGTCCACAAGGGCCAACCATATCAGCATCAGCGCATTACACACCACACCGCCCACCAGCAGTACCCTCGTCCTTCTCTCtttctcctttctctctctctctctctctctcgcacgcggGGACACGGCGCTGCCATGGCGACCCCGAGGACGATGAGAGCCGTGCAGTACGACAAGTATGGCGGTGGAGCTGAAGGCCTCAAGGTACGATCTCTCTGTGTGCACAACTGAGCTGAAAATCATCTCGTCTTCTTCTTCGATGTGTTTGTTCACTGATGGAACTGGCCGACTAATAACACCATGGTGAATTTCATGGACAGCATGTGGAGGTGCCGGTGCCGTCGCCGAAGAAGGGCGAGGTGCTGCTGAAGATGGAGGCGGCCAGCATCAACCCCATCGACTGGAAGATCCAGAAGGGCATGCTCCGCCCCTTCCTCCCCGGCAAGTTCCCCTTCACGCCAGGTAACTAGCTTCAGACCGAGACATGGCTGCCCAATTCAGACTTGGTTGCGGCAATAATCCCCAAACAGAGATGAAAGTCGCAGGATACCTACCGGCTTGAAGGCTGATTAAACCCCCTCGATATCGTTTGGCTAGTGATTATGATCCCGTCCCCCTGTCACAACTATCATGCTCTGCTTCCTactgatttttttctttttcttgaggaGTGAACTTTTTTGATTCCACTGTTAGTTCTCTGCTGCTGAATCAGAAACGAAACAAGCTTCTAAAATCCGTACCAATTCAAGCAGTTGCTCCCGATTCTAGATAAAACTACTTGAACGTAGACAGTTTGAGAAGGGAAAATGACTTGAATGCAGACTAAAACAGGCTGATACAGACTGATGGACCCTTTTACATGGGCACTGCATCAAATTCCACATGTATACTGGATGCTCAATGCTCATGCAAGAATTCTTGCCATGGCGAAACATGCAGTGGGCGATCTGGCCGGCGAGGTGGTGGAGCTGGGCAGCGGCGTGACCAACTTCAAGCCGGGAGACAAGGTCATCTCCATCAGCTTCCCGGTAAGCAAAGACAACGCATTCACCGCCATGGTGCCACGCTACCATTCCGTCTGTACTACCCAACAGTCAAAATCTTAATGTTCTGCTTCTGACACGCTCGAGACCCGTTGCCTGTACTGTGCAGAGCGGCGGCGGGCTCGCCGAGTACGCGGTGGCGCCGGCGTCGCTCACGGTGGCGAGGCCGCCGGAGGTGTCCGCCGTCGAAGGCGCCTGCCTGCCGGCCGCCGGAGGCTCCGCGCTGCAGCTGCTCAAGCTCGCCGGGGTCAGCTTCGACGGGACCTCCGGCACCACCGGCCCGAAGAACGTGCTGGTGACCGCGGCCTCGGGCGGCGTGGGCCACTACGCCGTGCAGCTCGCGAAGCTCGCAGGCCTCCACGTCACGGCCACCTGCGGCGCGCGCAACGTGGACTTCGTCCGGGGCCTGGGCGCCGACG encodes the following:
- the LOC123104274 gene encoding chloroplast envelope quinone oxidoreductase homolog gives rise to the protein MATPRTMRAVQYDKYGGGAEGLKHVEVPVPSPKKGEVLLKMEAASINPIDWKIQKGMLRPFLPGKFPFTPVGDLAGEVVELGSGVTNFKPGDKVISISFPSGGGLAEYAVAPASLTVARPPEVSAVEGACLPAAGGSALQLLKLAGVSFDGTSGTTGPKNVLVTAASGGVGHYAVQLAKLAGLHVTATCGARNVDFVRGLGADEVLDYGTPEGAALRSPSGRRYDAVANCAAGVPWPALKAVLADEGGTVADVTPGVGAALTSILQKATFAKKRLAPLMLAPKREEMEWLVGLARQGKLRTTVDSRHPLSRAQEAWAKSMEGHATGKIVVEMGGAE